From the Lemur catta isolate mLemCat1 chromosome 1, mLemCat1.pri, whole genome shotgun sequence genome, the window TCACCATTTACATCCTGACCCAGCTGGGGAACCTGCTCATTCTGCTCACCGTGTGGGCTGACCCGAAGCTCCACGCTCGCCCCATGTACATTCTTCTGGGAGTGCTCTCCTTCCTGGACATGTGGCTCTCCTCAGTCATCGTTCCTcgaatttttctaaatttcactCCCGCCAGCAAGGCGATCCCATTTGGTGGCTGTGTGGCTCAGCTGTTTGCCTTTCACTTCCTGGGCAGCACCCAGTGCTTCCTCTACACCTTGATGGCCTATGACAGGTACCTGGCAATATGCCAGCCCCTGCGCTACCCCATGCTCATGAATGGCAGGTTATGCACAATCCTCGTGGCTGGAGCTTGGGGGGCTGGCTCCATCCATGGCTCTATCCAGGCCACCCTGACCTTCCGCTTGCCCTACTGTGGCCCCAACCAGGTGGATTACTTTATCTGTGACATCCCTGCAGTGTTGAGACTGGCCTGTGCTGACACAACTATCAATGAGCTTGTGACCTTTGTGGACATTGGAGTAGTGGCCGCCAGTTGCTTCATGTTAATTCTGCTCTCCTATGCCAACATAGTCCATGCCATCCTGCGGATTCGCACTGCTGATGGGAGGCGCCGCGCCTTCTCCACCTGTGGCTCCCACCTAACCGTTGTCACAGTCTACTATGTCCCCTGTATTTTCATCTACCTTCGGGCTGGCTCCAAGAGTCCCCTGGATGGGGCAGTGGCTGTGTTTTACACTGTGGTCACTCCGTTACTGAACCCTCTCATCTACACGCTGAGGAACCAGGAAGTGAAGTCTGCTCTGAAGAGGATAACAACAGGTAGAGGGCCTGTGAGTGAAAGTAAGTAACCACACCCACATCACCATCACTACCACTCTTTTCAGCTACTGCTGCACATGACAAATGCTCAACAAAAGTTTAATGACTTAacctgaatttaattttattttacttgtaagAAAATTCTGAACTCTTTGAACCCAAAATCTTTTCATCTCATTAAATTGGCTCAAATtgttttgcattatttatttagaaataaatggaTACATTCCTTCTACCACCTCTGATTACCTTGTGAGATAAGAAAATGCCTTATTTTCTTAATCAAAGTTCAAGTAGGATGAGAATATGTCGATGTCTTAGGAGAAATATTATGCcagaaaattggaaagaaaaaaaaatagcataatgcTACTTTAGCccctttttaaattctctttgctCCTAATTCTAAACTTCTatatattctgtatttctttgCTTGTGTGTGGCATGAATATTTCCATATTGAACTTGAAAATTCTGGATCATTTATgtttccttcctgtctctcaCCCTTCTCATGTTGTAACATATCAAAATCTGTCTCTTCCACCTCTAGATTCCTAACTAGTCTTTTGTCCTTTTAATCCTCATCTACACCACAGTCAAAATTACCGTTCTGAAACACAGAATCTATAGGACTCTCCAATGAATGTAGAGTAAGGCCAGAGTCCTTAATCTGGAATTCAAAGTCCAATAAAATCTGGGCCTAACATACCTTTTTTCCCAAGACACCTCCACCCTTCCTTCCGAACTCTCTCACCCTCACTGACTTATTGCCATTCCTTGAGCATGGCCTATACTTGCCCATGCTCTTCTGCTCAAGCTCTCCCCTCTATCTACAGTATAGTTCCTCCCTCTCCATATTGACCAAGTGAAGATTTATGCTTCCTTCAGATCCATACCAAACATTTTCTCCTCTGATTTTCCCAGGCGGGATTTAGCTAGCTCCTCTTCCCTTGCATTGCCATGGTCTCTTTATTACAGACTTTGTCACAGTCTGTCGTATATTATAGTTAAGAATTCACCTTTATTCTCCTCACCCCAAATAGACTGTGAGTCCTCAGAGAACATAAAGTATTCATAGGTGTTTGTGTCTGCCCCTCTCCCCTAATAATTAGGAGCAGACACAGAAATCAATGTTTGTTGCTGGATTGAAACAGCACCAGGAAAGTCTCTTGAAATGTATCgtagacaaaattttaaaattgtcaagTTATCCCCTCTGTTACCTGTCCTGGTATCACCTGGAAAAACAAGAGaacatttaaaagaaactgaaaacaaaagacTGAAGTACACGGCAGTCTAAAAGCAAGTATAGACAGTtcctaaatgaataaatgacaaaggTAAAAGTATTCTTTCATTTGctgacatattttttatttctttggatgtGTGGTGTCATGCTGGCCCATTTTGacagtgaaatgaaaacaaaagcaaggaaGGACTCAAAgttcataaatgtaaaaatatactaATACGGATATCATGGATATAAGAATCACATTGTGCTATGCATAAAGGTCATAATATCAGGAAGGATACTTACTATGAGAGAAGACAAGCAAGGCAGTACAGTGTCCACAATAATTTGTTAAGCTTGAAATAGCTAAATCATTGAAAATTGCCAaccatatatttgaaaaatattatttttaaggaaatctaGAAATCATTGTTTCTTCTAACACTTCTTTTATGTAGCCCTTAAGCCAATGCGCAATATTGTTGATAGAATAGATGAGATTTTGAGGTCACATGTAAATTCATCCACAAAATGTAGTGACTCTTAGGGTTACATGTATGAATGCTAACTAAGTTCATCAACAAAACAGAACTAATCTTGAAGGATACCAAGGGATTTTGTGGTACAGAGTTGTTAGCAGGAACTCATCTAGCTTCAACACAAAGAAGGTTATGAGTCAAAACCATGAAACCAGCTCAAACTCTGAAACAATGTAAACAAGCACGAGGCTGCACCTGTGCTTACTTCTGTTTGCTATATAAAACCTGGGCCCTTTCATTTCAACAGCATCCTTCCTGAGATCTATTCCCACCTCCTTTTCCACaaccccttccttcttcctcctgatTTCATCCACTTTAAGATAATTTCCATTCATCTAAAGGAACTAATTAAACTATTTCATGCTAAATATGGATTGCGGGTCACTTAACTTAAATTTGACCATCAATTTACAGATGGTTGGTGAAAAGACAGCTCTACTTTAGAGACCCCAAGTTTTAGTGGGCTAGCACAATTACCTGATAAACTTTTAGGATATCTACCCATTTTAGAAAGACATcatcacagaaagaaaagagtacAACTTTCAGAGTCTGTTAACAGAATCTTGATTCTGCCGTCAACTAGCTATGTGTCTTGCATAAATTAACTGTCCTTTCTGAACCCTTGTTGCTTTATGTATAAAATACGGGTAATAAGATTTATTTCAAAGGAGCTGttaagaaaattgaataaaataaccAATGTAAACTTTCTGAAACATGAtagacacttaataaatgatTACTAGAGTCATCACTTTTATTATCATTACCCAGGATTTAAAGAAGGGTTTGTGTTAAGAGATGAACTGGGAATCATATAAGAATGTGGATACAGAAAATATTATGTGATGAAGAAGCCACCATTCCCTCCAGAGGATGGAGTGAAAGATTGCAGGGTGAATGACTAATAAATCAGACAGGTGGAGAATGCATCAGCAACAGCAGCAGAAGCACAAAGAGACTTTGCATTTCCACGTTCACAGAGTACTAGGAGGACCACCTGATGCTGCTTCCGGGAGGCAGTGACCCAGCTATAACAAACTTCCAGTTCCTGGAACTTCTTAGTCTCCACAAGGACTGGCCTTGATTATCTGAGGAGCTTGGACATGCCGTTAAGAGTCTTCTACTTATGTTCATATATTTCCTAAGGAAAAACTCTCATATTTAAGGTATCCTTAATgcatctttattaaaatttatagaaacCTTAGAAGACCATGATGGCCTTGAGAAAGGGTTTGCTCATTTGAAGATGCTCTCCAAGGAACATAAAGGCAAAGAATGTGAGACAAAAAGTCCTTGATGTTCCCTAGTTGCCCTTTGATTCTAGGCACAGATGTCACATGCCTGCCTCAGTTTAACATTGGACCTCAAGCTCATGTTTCTAGAGAGCAGCAGGTACAGCTTATAGGACAGCCCAAGACAAAAGGAAGGGATGTCACCATTGGTAACTAGCAACCCTTcatctgcctcagcatcccagagggAGCACTCAGCCCCTTTTTCACCCTGGTACAATAAATTTGGGTGAGTGTTCAGCTCTGGAGGTTTAATCCAATTTATCTTTTAAGACTGTAGTTTTCCAACTTTGTTGCattaagaatcacctgggagctttttatttaaatactagTGCCCAGGCTCTACCACCAGAAATTCTGATTAAATTGACCTGACATGGGACATAGgcataggaaattttaaaatgtgattctaATGCAGACTGAAAACTATTGCTCAAGGGGATCTGACAGTTTTCAGAACAATCTCGCTTTCCAATTCAAGGCCAGATTAGCAAGCAGAGAAGCATGACTAGTTTGCAAGTCAGTCCAAGGTCCTCAAACCTAGGTTGCAATTCCCAATGTAAGTTGCCTAGACCATTAAGtgtgaattctttttctttcagttctgcCTACTGGTTAGTCTCAAATGGGCACAGGCCTCCCTTGATCAGTACTATTATTCAAAGTGTGTGTCTACTTAGGAAATGGAGTTCTGAAATTCTTCCTAATCCCCTCTGAAGTTCACAGGGAAATACAACAGCAGAGAACAGGAGACCCTGAAATACCAGGATGACATAATTCAACTATTAGATGCTGCACCTGTTTCTTCAAGACACTCCCATCTCCACACTCAGTTACAAAGTGATTTCACAGAAGTCAAGTTTAAGCTGAAGGGATATCTAGGGGATGGCTGAGACAAAACTTGAAGTGAGTGCAGAAACCCATGCCAAAAATTGGTCCAGGAGAACAGTAAGCCAGGGGAAAGCTCATGTATGACCAATGGATGGATATGGGTCAGCTGAAAAGTATAATACACATTAAACTCAGTAATGAACAATGGATAAGCATCTGGCAGTCACTACAGAGGCAAGATCAAATACATtgaaaagttcagaaaatatattGAGTCAAATATGTGAACTGATGAGTCCCAGACATGAGGACCAGTTGGACCAAGGCATGACGCAGTTGATTGAGATTCAGATTCAGAGATGGCAAATAGGAAAATTAGTGGTTGCACTTGCACAAAAGCCACACAGAATACTGCCTGACAGAACATTCCACCAgagctgtgttttattttcattttccctacGGAATTGAAATTCctcttctttgggaaaaaagaCAGAGTTTCTGAAGGACACTAGTGGAATCCAGCTTAGCATTTTACTCCACCCCATACACTGGTACCTCAGAATGTCAGCTTTCCCTCACCTTTACCCTTGATTCAGTGTCCAAGCCACACTTGTCTGAGAAGGGTTGTGTGTGCATTCTGCCCTCCAGCTCTCCTGTCCTAAGTCCACACTCCTTACTTCCCATCCAAATTCATATTATCAAATCTCTTACGGACTTttcttagaaaagtaaaaaactaTGCCCTGCAAATTGTAAAGCTCTTCTTAATGAGGATCTTGGTCTTTGTGTTTCTTCAAACTGACCCCCTTCACTGCCTTGTACCCCTGAGTACACATGCAGATAACTTTAAAGGCACACAGAGGGTGCTCATTTCCCCAAAGGCAATAGATAACCCACTCACAACAAGAAAAATTGAGAAGGGTACTCTCTGCGTAGGGACTGTTTACAAAGATACGGAAGTAGAGGAACCGCAAGGAATAGCTGAGTAATCCAGGGCTTAGTAACACCTAAACTATTTACCATCCCTAAGCCAGAAGGGACAAGGGAGATGTCTAAGTTTTCCTTAGCTATGTATGTTATAGTGAACAATCCACTCCTGACATGGAGTATATTCTTCTAGATGAGAGCATCTTCCACTGCCGTTCTTTTGGTTATTCTCGTTAGGAACTAGAACTATCGTAAAGAGAGGTTAACTGCCATAGTGAGAATATGCTCCAGACATCTGAGTACCAATGTGGCTCTGGAAACTCCACAGGCACCACAGGACTACAATAAGATGTTCTATCTTGCCCACACTAGGAATAGAGAGAGCCCCAAGGGTAAGATCTCAAGGCAAAGGACATTGAAGCTGGACTCATCCCCAAGTACTCAAAGGACCAAGGCCCAGAGATGCTCAAAAATCAGAGCTTCACTCAAACATTGCAGGAAATAATTGGATTAGATGCACCACAAATTCCTTCCAATCTCGAGAACCTATGTTTGTTTCATTCTGTGAGGTTTCATCTGAACATCTTGtggagcctggatttgaactTAGAAATATTTGGCTTCCAAGTTCTAACACAGCTACTGCTCTTTGAACATGACATCAGAGCTGAGTTTTCAGTTTGGCCTACAGTAATTCTAAAAACCTTGGCTCCTACCCTCTGGTAATGGCTTACTCCACCATCTAGCACCCAACCACTTTCCAAGTGAAATGAAAGAACTTGCTGGGTCAGATAGCAAAGAGAAATCCTgctaacagaaagagaaaggatcaAAGAATGATGGTCTTCCTTCTTGAAAACCTCTGTGGTGGAAGAACACGTGATTTAGAAACTTACAGCTTTAAGAGAAAATAGACATGAAAACAAGATCAAAATGaacctttaaaagtttttatgtaTACTCTTCATAGTCACTAAATTAAGTACAAACACTACAAACATAGCACACTGAGTAAGGAGAGTATCAGTAACTTATATGTCttcaaatttaagatttttttaatttttgagacagggtcttgctctgtcacccaggctagagtgcagtggcatgatcatagctcacagcaacctcaaacttctgggttcaagtgatccttctgcctcagcctcccaaagtgctgggattacaggtgtacgCCACTATACCCAGCCAAATTTAAGATACGTGGTATTGTATAGTTCATTTCTATTTACCATTTACTCCTTGCAAGAAGTTTTTCAGACTTTATCTTCCTCATAGTTTCAATGAAgcacttgaatttttttcatttttactaataACATACCTGTTAAAGGTCATTTGTTTCAGGGTTAGATCCTCCATTCAAATGTTCAGTATCTTTCTGATTTTGTGTGAAGTCCCACTATGAACCCAGATACATTTGAGTAATTTGAAAGATTGAGATTCTTTGGATAACTTGACTTGCAGTCCAACATTATATAGTCCTTACTCAGCTCATGactaatttatattataaaatttataacaaGCACGTGACATCAGCATTGCTTGCCCACATCTCAGCTCTCTTCCTATTAAAGATAATGAAGTTCAGTTCCGAGGATCAGGTCTATTTCCCCTGCACTTTCAAAAGCGTGTTTGCTAAAAAAACGAAAAAATCTACTGTTTCTATTCACTAGAACATAAGCAACATCAGAGCAGGGATCTTCTATTCCCTGATGCACCCCAGCAATTGAAAGAGCGCCaagcacatactaagtgctcaataatatATTTGTTGGGTGAAAACCATCCACTTTACCTTTCTTTCC encodes:
- the LOC123620878 gene encoding olfactory receptor 10G2; protein product: MRKTKNTSLDTVVTEFILLGLAHPQNLRILLFLVFFTIYILTQLGNLLILLTVWADPKLHARPMYILLGVLSFLDMWLSSVIVPRIFLNFTPASKAIPFGGCVAQLFAFHFLGSTQCFLYTLMAYDRYLAICQPLRYPMLMNGRLCTILVAGAWGAGSIHGSIQATLTFRLPYCGPNQVDYFICDIPAVLRLACADTTINELVTFVDIGVVAASCFMLILLSYANIVHAILRIRTADGRRRAFSTCGSHLTVVTVYYVPCIFIYLRAGSKSPLDGAVAVFYTVVTPLLNPLIYTLRNQEVKSALKRITTGRGPVSESK